One part of the Vitis riparia cultivar Riparia Gloire de Montpellier isolate 1030 chromosome 15, EGFV_Vit.rip_1.0, whole genome shotgun sequence genome encodes these proteins:
- the LOC117932463 gene encoding putative recombination initiation defects 3: MKMKINKACDLSSISVLPPHTRRSSTVPTGPQVSQQLRSQQQSQQSFSQSQHGMFSQFSQNSLDEIVANDQRFGSQERENSMKRISCLAPVSFTREESQIPISRSSTSLARKWSSASAPDYRCQIGEDLEHRIGMMETSLTRFGMILDSIQSDVMQVNKGMKEFLMEMEGLQQKLTVHDSSLLLMNKGHEDIKDRLDAALKSISDEMSKDLYQDNLQQSFLMLSALPEQIETCLQKLQNELCKTITKEMQETAHILKTPNQKYAIQTFFPPNSTSYCASPKEKPEPLKKPVLPTKVCMQATLPPKIEMGSWNSVQRERATFPDRNSNRQPKQNGVSPLERERECRVIIDSDEEIDGGFSCLLQEKESGNHLVEEVKEETERILRKARRRKRKYSNTIILN; encoded by the exons atgaagatgaagataaaCAAAGCCTGCGATCTGAGTTCGATTTCAGTTCTTCCTCCTCATACCAG GAGATCAAGCACCGTGCCAACTGGACCACAAGTATCACAGCAGCTCCGATCACAGCAGCAGTCACAGCAATCTTTCTCGCAGTCGCAGCATGGAATGTTTTCTCAGTTTTCACAGAACTCTCTTGATGAAATTGTGGCAAATGATCAG AGATTTGGTTCTCAAGAAAGAGAGAATTCGATGAAAAGGATTTCTTGCTTAGCCCCAGTTAGTTTTACAAGGGAAGAGAgtcaaattccaatttcaaggTCTTCCACCAGCCTAGCTCGCAAATGGAGTTCTGCCTCCGCTCCTGATTATAGAT GTCAGATTGGTGAAGACCTGGAGCACAGGATTGGGATGATGGAAACTTCATTAACCAGGTTTGGAATGATCTTGGATTCTATTCAGAGTGATGTCATGCAAGTGAATAAAGGAATGAAGGAATTCCTAATGGAGA TGGAAGGCCTTCAGCAGAAGTTAACTGTTCATGATAGCTCACTTCTGCTAATG AACAAGGGACATGAAGATATCAAAGATAGGCTTGATGCTGCCTTGAAGTCTATTTCTGATGAAATGAGCAAGGATTTATATCAAGACAACTTACAGCAGAGCTTCTTAATGCTTTCAGCTTTACCAGAGCAGATTGAAACGTGTttacaaaaattacaaaatgaaCTCTGCAAGACCATCACCAAAGAAATGCAG GAAACCGCACACATCCTGAAGACCCCCAACCAAAAATATGCAATACAGACTTTTTTTCCACCAAAT AGTACCAGTTACTGTGCCTCTCCAAAGGAAAAGCCAGAGCCTCTCAAGAA GCCAGTTTTGCCCACAAAAGTTTGTATGCAAGCAACTCTACCTCCAAAGATAGAAATGGGAAGCTGGAACTCAGTACAACGAGAACGAGCCACTTTCCCAGATAGGAACTCCAACAGGCAGCCCAAACAGAATGGAGTTTCTCCTCTTGAACGG GAAAGAGAATGCAGGGTTATCATTGACTCTGATGAGGAAATTGATGGAGGCTTTTCCTGCTTGCTTCAGGAAAAAGAATCAG GAAACCATTTGGTAGAGGAAGTGAAGGAAGAGACTGAACGAATCCTGAGGAAAGcaagaaggagaaagagaaaatattctAACACTATTATTTTGAATTGA
- the LOC117932134 gene encoding LOW QUALITY PROTEIN: U-box domain-containing protein 33-like (The sequence of the model RefSeq protein was modified relative to this genomic sequence to represent the inferred CDS: inserted 1 base in 1 codon), whose amino-acid sequence MAVVSPVPAISQQLDHVRLHEIGVSAVMSSTGEIVEEPPLALVVEDKIFVAVGKEVKESKSILVWALQNSGGKRISIVHVHQPAQTIPLMGGKFPASKLKEQEVKAYRDLERQDMHKILNDYLLICRKAGVRAEKLYIESENVEKGILELISEHGIKKLVVGAAADKHYSRRMLELKSKKAAYVRDKAPLFCHIWFVCRGHLIYTREGSMDGADIELRTPPSQQASPNNETGQSNTFRSMSVSLGQNHRSKLVNPGQDLPRTMSVPLRITVLSSPDGTGGVSAPWSRMGREGSSDYWDGISKRSPSQGSGFSTCSSGDMAGEVNEDGLESHASPLAKQALHHSSPPSVLEENIYDQLEQAMVEAENSRREAFQESLRRSKAEKDAIEAIRRAKEVERSFSEELKLRRDIEEALQAQGKELESLRNKQQEIMEELKISLNHKSLLENQIADSEQVVKELEEKIIAAVELLQNYKKERDELQIERDNAIKTAEELKKKGASTSHTPQYFAEFSFAEIEKATQNFDPSVKIGEGGYGSIYKGCLRHTQVAIKMLHSDSFQGPTEFQQEVDILSKLRHPNLVTLIGACPEAWALIYEYLPNGSLEDRLNCRDNTPPLSWQARIRIAAELCSVLIFLHSNNPDSIVHGDLKPSNILLDANFGSKLSDFGICRVISHDGNSSNSATMCCRTGPKGTFAYMDPEFLSSGELTVKSDVYSFGIILLRLLTGKPAIGITKEVQHALDQGNLNTLLDPLAGDWPFVQAKQLALMALRCSEMNRKSRPDLVSEVWRVLEPMKVSCGASSSSFRVGSEERGQIPPYFICPIFQEIMQDPCVAADGFTYEAEALRGWLDGGHSTSPMTNLKLGHLNLVXNRALRSAIQEWLQQP is encoded by the exons ATGGCCGTGGTGAGTCCAGTTCCGGCAATTTCACAGCAGCTTGATCACGTACGGTTACATGAAATTGGGGTCTCTGCGGTGATGTCAAGCACTGGAGAAATTGTGGAGGAACCGCCGCTGGCTCTTGTGGTCGAAGATAAGATATTTGTGGCAGTTGGCAAAGAAGTGAAGGAGAGTAAATCGATTCTGGTGTGGGCGTTACAGAACTCTGGAGGCAAAAGAATTAGTATAGTTCATGTTCATCAGCCGGCCCAGACGATCCCTTTAA TGGGTGGGAAATTTCCTGCCAGCAAACTGAAGGAGCAGGAGGTCAAAGCCTACCGAGATCTTGAGAGGCAAGATATGCACAAGATTCTAAATGACTACCTTCTCATTTGTAGGAAAGCAGGG GTGAGAGCGGAGAAACTGTATATCGAGTCAGAGAATGTGGAGAAGGGTATTTTGGAACTCATTTCTGAACATGGGATCAAGAAACTGGTCGTGGGTGCAGCAGCGGATAAGCACTACTCAAGGAGAATGTTAGAGCTGAAGTCAAAGAAGGCAGCATATGTGCGGGATAAGGCTCCTTTATTCTGTCATATTTGGTTCGTATGCAGGGGGCACCTCATCTACACAAG GGAAGGTAGCATGGATGGGGCTGATATAGAGCTCAGAACACCTCCATCACAGCAAGCGAGTCCAAACAATGAAACAGGGCAATCAAATACCTTCAGATCAATGTCCGTATCTCTGGGGCAGAATCATCGATCAAAACTTGTCAATCCAGGTCAAGACTTACCCAGAACAATGTCAGTCCCCTTGAGAATTACAGTGCTTTCTTCCCCCGATGGTACTGGAGGGGTGTCAGCACCATGGAGCAGGATGGGTAGGGAAGGGAGTTCTGACTATTGGGATGGGATATCAAAGAGAAGTCCTTCTCAGGGTTCAGGTTTTTCTACGTGCTCCTCAGGTGACATGGCTGGTGAGGTAAACGAAGATGGATTAGAGTCACATGCGTCTCCTCTAGCCAAGCAGGCTCTTCACCATTCATCTCCTCCCAGTGTACTG gaagaaaatatttatgatcAACTTGAGCAAGCAATGGTGGAAGCTGAAAATTCCAGGCGGGAAGCTTTTCAAGAGTCTCTTAGGCGCAGCAAAGCTGAAAAAGATGCTATTGAGGCTATTCGCAGG GCTAAAGAAGTGGAAAGATCATTTAGTGAGGAGTTGAAACTGCGGAGAGACATTGAGGAGGCATTACAAGCCCAAGGAAAAGAACTTGAAAGCCTGAGGAACAAGCAACAAGAAATCATGGAAGAACTGAAGATTTCTTTGAATCATAAGTCGCTTCTGGAGAATCAAATTGCAGATTCTGAGCAGGTGGTAAAGGAGTTGGAGGAGAAGATTATCGCTGCCGTGGAGCTGTTACAGAATTACAAGAAAGAACGGGATGAGTTGCAGATTGAGCGCGACAATGCAATCAAAACAGCTGAGGAACTCAAGAAAAAGGGAGCATCAACTTCACATACGCCTCAGTACTTTGCTGAGTTCTCTTTTGCAGAAATTGAGAAAGCAACTCAGAACTTTGACCCATCAGTGAAAATTGGGGAAGGGGGGTATGGAAGCATTTACAAAGGTTGCCTGCGCCATACCCAAGTGGCAATAAAGATGCTGCATTCTGATAGCTTCCAAGGCCCAACAGAATTTCAACAGGAG GTCGACATTTTGAGTAAGTTGAGGCATCCAAATTTGGTAACTCTCATAGGTGCTTGCCCAGAAGCCTGGGCACTCATCTATGAGTATCTTCCAAATGGAAGCCTGGAAGACCGACTCAACTGCAGGGACAACACTCCCCCACTGTCATGGCAAGCTCGTATTCGCATTGCAGCAGAGCTATGCTCCGTGCTCATCTTCCTTCATTCCAATAATCCTGACAGTATAGTGCATGGAGATTTGAAGCCTAGCAATATTCTTCTGGATGCCAACTTTGGGAGCAAGCTCAGCGACTTTGGAATCTGTCGTGTGATCTCTCATGATGGAAATTCGAGCAACAGTGCAACCATGTGTTGCAGAACTGGCCCAAAGGGAACTTTTGCCTATATGGATCCTGAGTTCCTCTCTTCAGGGGAGCTCACTGTAAAGTCAGATGTATACTCATTCGGAATTATATTATTACGGTTGTTAACAGGGAAACCAGCAATTGGGATCACAAAAGAAGTGCAACATGCATTAGATCAGGGAAATTTGAACACCCTGTTGGATCCCTTGGCTGGGGACTGGCCCTTTGTGCAGGCTAAGCAGTTGGCTCTCATGGCACTGAGGTGCTCTGAGATGAACAGGAAGAGCAGGCCAGACCTTGTCTCAGAAGTATGGAGGGTGCTTGAACCCATGAAGGTTTCATGTGgagcttcatc